In Paraflavitalea devenefica, the following are encoded in one genomic region:
- a CDS encoding class I SAM-dependent rRNA methyltransferase, whose protein sequence is MTTVILKKKISPRVLNGHPWIFGNEVNLIDGDAKPGDVVEVFTHDKKFIGKGYLNPQSQIPVRILTRDKQETVNDDFFYQKLLQAWQYRQQLGYVENCRLIFGEADGLPQLIIDKFNDYFVIQTLALGIDVWKPAIVKALEKIFKPKGIYERNDVPVRELEGLTQQKGLLSAPFETKIIIRENGLQFYVDIENGQKTGYFLDQQDNRRAIQHIVKGADVLGAFTYTGTFEIHAAHYGAKSVLGLDISASAVAQANRNAELNGYDKICRFECVNAFDVLKVWAKEDRQYDVVMLDPPSFTKTRDNIQKAITGYKEINLRGMKLVKPGGFLVTSSCTNLVPSAMFLEIIQMAAKDARRKLRQVTFQTQAADHPIIWGWENTHYLKFLIVQVL, encoded by the coding sequence ATGACAACCGTGATTCTCAAAAAGAAGATCAGTCCGCGCGTGCTAAATGGTCATCCCTGGATCTTTGGTAATGAAGTAAACCTCATAGATGGTGATGCAAAGCCCGGCGATGTGGTGGAAGTTTTTACGCATGATAAAAAATTTATCGGTAAAGGATACCTCAATCCTCAATCCCAGATACCTGTCCGTATCCTTACCCGCGACAAACAAGAAACGGTCAATGATGATTTTTTCTACCAGAAACTCCTGCAAGCCTGGCAATACCGGCAGCAATTGGGATACGTGGAAAACTGCCGGCTCATCTTTGGAGAGGCAGATGGCCTGCCACAGCTCATCATTGACAAATTCAATGACTACTTTGTTATCCAGACACTTGCCCTCGGCATAGATGTATGGAAACCAGCCATTGTAAAGGCTTTGGAGAAAATATTCAAACCCAAGGGGATCTACGAACGCAATGATGTGCCGGTACGGGAACTGGAAGGATTGACCCAGCAAAAAGGCTTGCTGTCGGCTCCCTTTGAAACCAAGATCATTATACGGGAGAATGGACTGCAATTCTACGTCGACATAGAAAACGGGCAAAAAACCGGTTATTTCCTGGACCAGCAGGACAACCGCCGCGCTATTCAACATATTGTAAAGGGGGCCGATGTTTTGGGCGCCTTTACCTATACCGGCACTTTTGAAATACATGCCGCCCATTATGGCGCTAAATCTGTATTAGGCCTTGATATTTCGGCCAGCGCTGTGGCCCAGGCTAACCGCAATGCCGAACTCAACGGGTATGACAAGATCTGCCGTTTTGAATGTGTCAATGCCTTTGATGTATTGAAAGTATGGGCAAAAGAAGACCGTCAATACGATGTGGTAATGCTTGATCCTCCGTCCTTTACGAAGACCAGGGACAATATACAGAAAGCCATTACCGGTTATAAGGAGATCAACCTGCGCGGTATGAAGCTGGTAAAACCCGGCGGATTCCTGGTCACCTCCAGTTGTACCAACCTGGTGCCTTCCGCTATGTTCCTGGAAATCATTCAGATGGCTGCCAAAGACGCCCGCCGGAAACTAAGACAGGTCACTTTCCAGACCCAGGCTGCCGATCACCCGATTATATGGGGATGGGAAAATACCCATTACCTGAAGTTCCTGATTGTACAGGTGCTGTAA
- the hpt gene encoding hypoxanthine phosphoribosyltransferase has protein sequence MSTIRVHDKQFEPYLTANEINDRIKVLAKQLDKDYAGKKPLFIAILNGSFIFAADLFKELTMDAEICFIKLASYKGTKSSGQVITAIGLDTDLFGRDVVIVEDIVDTGKTLSEFLPQLHHQQPASMKIVALLHKPEATVFPIPIDYLGFSIPNKFVVGYGLDYDGLGRNIREIYKLVE, from the coding sequence ATGAGCACAATTCGCGTACATGATAAACAGTTTGAACCATATCTGACTGCCAATGAGATTAATGACCGCATAAAAGTATTGGCGAAGCAACTGGATAAAGATTATGCCGGCAAAAAACCTTTGTTTATAGCCATACTCAATGGCTCTTTCATATTTGCGGCAGATCTGTTTAAAGAGTTGACTATGGATGCCGAGATCTGTTTTATTAAACTGGCATCCTACAAAGGCACTAAATCAAGCGGACAGGTGATCACTGCCATTGGCCTGGATACAGATCTTTTTGGAAGAGATGTGGTCATTGTAGAAGATATCGTTGATACAGGCAAAACCCTGAGTGAATTCCTGCCCCAGTTGCACCACCAGCAACCCGCCTCTATGAAAATCGTGGCCTTGTTACATAAACCGGAGGCAACTGTTTTCCCGATACCCATTGACTATCTCGGATTTTCCATTCCCAACAAGTTTGTAGTGGGCTATGGGCTGGATTATGATGGTCTTGGAAGAAATATCCGGGAAATATATAAGTTGGTAGAATAA
- a CDS encoding nucleotide exchange factor GrpE, which produces MTENESFSQDNGNTIDINTDESVSGSTHLNEPVANEDEIEKLKAEVQELKDKYLRQVAEFDNFRKRTAKERLELIQTAGKDVIVPLLEVLDDCDRAEKQLQTSNDAAAIKEGVQLVFTKLRNSLQAKGVKPMPSIGTDFDPDRHEAITEIPAATKEMQGKVVDEVEKGYYLNDKIIRFAKVVVGK; this is translated from the coding sequence ATGACAGAAAATGAATCTTTTAGCCAGGACAATGGCAACACCATTGACATCAATACAGACGAGAGCGTGAGCGGTAGCACCCACCTGAATGAGCCCGTGGCCAATGAAGATGAGATAGAGAAGCTGAAGGCAGAAGTGCAGGAGTTGAAGGACAAGTACCTGCGCCAGGTGGCCGAGTTCGACAATTTCAGGAAAAGAACTGCCAAAGAAAGGCTGGAGCTGATACAAACAGCCGGTAAGGATGTGATCGTTCCCCTGCTGGAAGTGCTGGATGATTGCGATCGTGCCGAAAAGCAATTGCAAACGAGCAATGACGCAGCCGCCATCAAGGAAGGGGTTCAACTAGTATTCACCAAACTGCGCAATAGCCTTCAGGCGAAGGGGGTTAAACCCATGCCAAGCATCGGTACTGATTTCGATCCGGACCGCCATGAAGCGATCACAGAAATACCAGCCGCTACAAAAGAGATGCAAGGAAAAGTGGTGGATGAGGTAGAAAAAGGGTATTACCTGAATGATAAGATCATCCGGTTTGCCAAAGTAGTGGTAGGTAAATAA
- a CDS encoding vWA domain-containing protein, producing the protein MLKIAAAISFLLITVSPAFAQYYLRGEVRDEKQNVLSNAKILLHSTRYIYYSGSSGSFGILSSRQTDSATISLEGYQPVCLKLEATKFQPVVLKMLYSSSNLQRNRLVSFTRNLNPADRTNRTIAGETYSSLVENEFVPARKYPETGCAIHTDKASYSNIRRFLGMNTQVPPDAVRVEELLNYFSFDYTAPPPDSIFGFKSWLSDCPWNPRSHLLFLHASARKIDPDKIPPTNLVFLVDVSGSMDMPNRLPLLKSAFKLLVDNLREKDTVSIVVYGSTVGVWLTPTSGKEKDKIRKSIEELYPGGSTPGESGIRTAYRLAKSQYIKGGNNRVILATDGDFNVGQTSEDELEKMITQHQQSGIYLTCLGVGMGNYKDSKLEILAKKGNGNFAYLDNEKEAEKVLVKELTQTLYTVADDAFLNVRFNPSVIKEYRLIGFDNKVNALADSLNEVEGGEVGSGHSLLAMFELVSFNQSLNDWGYAKDGLAQVSMNYKLPGDSIGRITSYTVPATYTEFQDLPECYRFATSVSMFAGLLKNSQYIRAVTWNDAAILADESHNSQDAIQTEFISMIIKAKKIYGNKRKKKQ; encoded by the coding sequence TTGTTGAAAATTGCCGCTGCCATATCCTTTTTACTGATAACCGTTTCACCGGCCTTTGCACAATATTACCTGCGTGGAGAGGTCAGGGATGAAAAGCAGAACGTATTATCCAACGCCAAAATATTATTGCATTCCACCCGGTACATTTACTATTCCGGCAGCAGCGGCTCCTTTGGCATCCTGTCGTCCCGGCAAACCGATTCTGCGACCATCTCCCTCGAAGGCTATCAGCCCGTTTGTTTGAAGCTCGAAGCGACAAAATTCCAGCCGGTAGTCCTGAAAATGCTCTATTCTTCTTCCAACCTGCAACGGAACAGGCTGGTGTCTTTTACCCGGAACCTGAATCCTGCTGACCGTACCAACCGTACCATTGCCGGTGAAACCTACAGCTCATTGGTGGAAAATGAGTTTGTACCCGCCAGGAAATATCCCGAAACAGGGTGCGCCATCCATACTGATAAGGCTTCTTATAGCAATATCCGGCGTTTCCTGGGCATGAATACCCAGGTGCCTCCCGATGCAGTACGTGTTGAAGAACTGTTGAACTATTTCAGTTTCGATTATACAGCGCCGCCACCCGACAGCATTTTCGGCTTTAAATCCTGGCTGTCCGATTGTCCCTGGAATCCCCGGAGCCATCTCCTGTTCCTGCATGCCAGTGCACGGAAAATTGATCCCGATAAAATACCCCCTACCAACCTGGTATTCCTGGTAGATGTGTCGGGCTCTATGGACATGCCCAACCGCCTGCCCCTCTTAAAATCGGCTTTCAAATTACTGGTTGATAACCTGCGGGAGAAAGATACGGTCTCTATTGTTGTATATGGCAGTACTGTAGGTGTGTGGTTAACGCCTACTTCCGGTAAGGAAAAAGACAAGATCCGGAAATCTATTGAAGAACTCTATCCCGGCGGTTCCACGCCTGGTGAAAGCGGCATACGTACTGCTTACAGGCTGGCTAAAAGCCAATACATCAAAGGCGGTAACAACCGGGTGATCCTGGCCACAGATGGTGATTTCAATGTGGGACAAACATCGGAAGACGAACTGGAAAAAATGATTACCCAGCATCAGCAGTCGGGTATTTACCTTACCTGTCTGGGCGTGGGAATGGGCAATTATAAAGATTCCAAACTGGAAATACTGGCTAAGAAAGGCAATGGTAATTTTGCTTACCTCGACAATGAGAAAGAAGCCGAAAAGGTATTGGTGAAAGAACTTACACAAACGCTGTATACAGTAGCAGACGATGCATTTTTGAACGTGCGGTTCAATCCCTCCGTTATAAAAGAATACCGGCTAATTGGTTTTGACAATAAAGTAAATGCGCTGGCCGATTCATTAAATGAAGTGGAAGGTGGTGAGGTAGGATCAGGGCATTCTTTGTTGGCCATGTTTGAACTGGTGTCGTTCAATCAGTCACTGAATGACTGGGGATATGCAAAAGATGGGCTGGCCCAGGTATCTATGAACTATAAACTGCCCGGCGATTCAATAGGGAGGATCACTTCCTATACAGTGCCTGCTACGTATACAGAATTTCAGGACCTGCCCGAGTGTTACCGGTTTGCTACCTCTGTATCCATGTTTGCAGGACTGCTCAAAAACTCCCAGTACATACGTGCCGTAACCTGGAATGACGCAGCTATCCTGGCCGATGAATCCCATAACTCACAGGATGCCATACAAACTGAATTCATCAGTATGATCATAAAAGCCAAAAAGATCTACGGCAATAAAAGGAAGAAAAAGCAATAA
- the dnaJ gene encoding molecular chaperone DnaJ: MSKRDYYEVLGVAKGSSPDEIKKAYRKVAMQYHPDRNPGDKAAEEKFKEAAEAYEVLSDTDKRAQYDRFGHAGLSGNGRGGFGGGQNMEDIFSQFGDIFGDDIFGNFFGGGGRRGGGGQRPRGVRGSNLRIKLKLNYEEIARGCTKQIKVKKYVTCTTCSGSGAKDKNSVQTCATCGGNGQVRKVTNTFLGQMQTVTTCPTCNGEGTTVTAKCTACKGEGRVYSEETVTIDIPAGVQEGMQLSVGGRGNAGERGGPPGDLIILIEEEQHKELHRDGLNVAYELHLSFPDAAFGTNAEVPTIDGRAKIKIPAGTQSGKIFRLKGKGFPGVNSYEKGDQLIYINVWTPQHMTAEERAMLEKLNNSPNFKPQPDKSDKNFFDKVREMFS; this comes from the coding sequence ATGTCTAAAAGAGATTATTACGAAGTATTGGGCGTAGCAAAAGGCTCCTCGCCGGATGAGATCAAAAAAGCTTACCGTAAGGTGGCTATGCAGTATCACCCCGACCGTAATCCGGGCGACAAAGCTGCCGAGGAAAAGTTCAAGGAAGCGGCGGAAGCCTATGAGGTACTGAGCGATACAGATAAGCGGGCACAATATGACCGCTTTGGCCATGCCGGCTTAAGTGGCAATGGCCGTGGTGGTTTTGGCGGCGGACAGAATATGGAAGATATCTTCAGCCAGTTTGGAGATATTTTCGGAGATGATATTTTCGGCAATTTCTTTGGTGGCGGAGGCAGAAGAGGCGGCGGCGGACAGCGCCCCCGTGGCGTGCGGGGCAGTAACCTGCGCATTAAGCTCAAGCTGAATTATGAAGAGATTGCACGTGGCTGTACGAAACAGATCAAGGTTAAGAAGTATGTAACCTGTACCACCTGTAGCGGAAGTGGCGCCAAGGATAAGAACAGCGTGCAGACCTGCGCTACCTGTGGCGGCAACGGCCAGGTACGTAAGGTGACGAATACTTTCCTGGGGCAGATGCAAACAGTGACCACCTGTCCTACCTGTAATGGGGAAGGCACTACAGTGACCGCTAAATGTACTGCCTGTAAAGGTGAGGGAAGGGTATACAGTGAAGAAACAGTAACCATTGATATCCCGGCCGGCGTACAGGAAGGCATGCAACTGAGCGTTGGTGGCAGGGGTAATGCCGGCGAACGCGGCGGCCCTCCCGGCGACCTGATCATCCTGATCGAAGAGGAACAACACAAGGAACTGCACCGTGATGGGCTGAATGTAGCTTATGAGCTGCACCTCTCCTTCCCGGACGCAGCTTTTGGCACCAATGCCGAAGTGCCCACTATTGACGGCCGCGCCAAGATCAAGATCCCGGCAGGCACACAAAGTGGTAAGATCTTCCGGTTAAAAGGAAAGGGTTTTCCCGGTGTAAATTCCTATGAGAAGGGGGATCAACTGATTTATATCAATGTGTGGACTCCCCAGCACATGACTGCAGAAGAAAGGGCTATGCTGGAAAAGCTGAATAATTCACCCAACTTCAAACCACAACCGGATAAGTCGGACAAGAACTTCTTTGATAAAGTAAGAGAAATGTTCTCGTAG